The bacterium nucleotide sequence CCATGCTAGGCCCGCGCCAGCAGCATTGCAACGACTTTGAGGTCCTCGGGGCGATCGACGCCGGGCGCCCAGGTCTGACCGGGCTCCACCCAGATCGGCATCCCGGCCGCCAGCGCGCGCAGCTGCTCGAGGCGCTCGCGGGGCTCGCGCGGACTCGGCGCCAGCGCGACGAAGCGGGCGAGCGCCTCGGCGCGGTAGAGGTAGACGCCCGCGTGCAGGAGCAGGGTCTCCAGCGGCGCCGGCGGCGCGACGAGGCGGCGCCGGAAGTCGCGCGCGCAGCCGTCGGGGCCGCGCAGCAGCTTGACGCGGTCGGGATCCGCCAGGTCGCCGGGCGCCAGTGGCACGCCCACGGTGCCGAGCGGCAGCTCCGGCCGCGCCTCGAGGCGCGCGATGAGGGCCGCCACGGCCGCGAGATCGAAGAGCGGTTCGTCGCCCTGCAGATTGAGGACGAGACCCGGCCAGCCAGCCGCCGCCTCGGCGACGCGGTCGCTGCCGCTGGCGTGGCCGGGGTCGGTCAGGCAGGCCTCGAAGCCGAGGCCCTGGACGTGCTCGAGAATGCGCCGATCGTCGGTGGCCACCCGGGGCCCGACGATGCCGGGCAGCTGGGCCGCGCGCCGGCAAACGCGCTCGATGAGCGTCTGCCCGGCGAGGTCCGCCAGCGGTTTGCCCGGGAAGCGGCTGGAGCCCATGCGGGCCGGGATCACGACGAGGGTGGACAGGGTCGCCTCCGGAACGCCTCGCCCCCAACGCAAACGGCGGACCCGGGGGCCCGCCGCGCGGCACAGGGAGTCGGGCCCGCCTAGCTCGGCAGGACGTTGACGATCTTGCGGTCCTTGCCCTTGCGGGCGTACTCGACGGTGCCGTCGACCAGGGCATAGAGCGTGTCGTCGCCCCCGCGGCCGACGTTCTGGCCGGGCAGCAGGTGGGTACCGCGCTGGCGGACGAGGATCGAGCCCGCCCTGACGAGCTGGCCGGCGAAGCGCTTGACGCCCAGGTACTTGGGCGCGCTGTCGCGTCCGTTCCGGGAGCTGCCGACGCCTTTCTTGTGTGCCATTTCAGCCTCCTCGCCCTAGGCGATGCCCTTGATGCGGATCTCGGTGAAGCCCTGCCGGTGGCCCTGCAGGCGGCGGTACTTGTTGCGGCGTTTCTTCTTGAAGACGAGGATCTTGCGGGCGCGACCGTGGCGCAGGATCTCCGCCTGCACGCGGGCGCCGGCCACGTAGGGGCTGCCGAGCTTCATCGCCTCGCCCTCGCCGAGCGCCATAACCTCATTGAACTCAACGGCATCACCGACGCTGCCGTCCAGGCGTGGCACCCTGAGCACTTGCTCGGGGCTCACCTTGAACTGCCGGCCGGCCATCTTGACGAGCGCGTACACGGACTGCCTCCTCCACCTGGCGACCAAAGCGTTTGAAATACACCACTTGTCCCCGGCTGTCAAGGGGGGCCGGGGAGGATTGCTCAGCGGCTGACCGCCGCCACCAGGTCCCGGCCCGTCTCCAGGGCCGTGATCTCGTGCTGCTCCCGGTGCAGGCGCGGATCGTCCAGCAGGTGCAGCTCCACCTTGTGCGCTTCCTGGATCTCGCCGAAGGTGTCCAGCCGCTGCTGGCGGATGAAGTGCGCCAGCACCGGGTTGACCCGGATCTGGTACTTGCGCTCGCGGCAGCGGGTGGCGATGCGCCGGATCGTCGTCTCCAGCCTGTTGGTCAGGCTCTCCACCGACATGATGTGCCCGCGGCCCTGGCAGTAAGGGCAGTCCTCGCTGAAAATGTGCAGCAGCGTGGGCCGCACGCGCTTGCGGCTCATCTCGATCAGGCCGAGCGGGCTGATGTCGAAAACCTTCGTGCGCGCGCGGTCCTGCCGGATGTAGCGCTTCAGCTCGGCGACG carries:
- a CDS encoding 3-deoxy-manno-octulosonate cytidylyltransferase → MRWGRGVPEATLSTLVVIPARMGSSRFPGKPLADLAGQTLIERVCRRAAQLPGIVGPRVATDDRRILEHVQGLGFEACLTDPGHASGSDRVAEAAAGWPGLVLNLQGDEPLFDLAAVAALIARLEARPELPLGTVGVPLAPGDLADPDRVKLLRGPDGCARDFRRRLVAPPAPLETLLLHAGVYLYRAEALARFVALAPSPREPRERLEQLRALAAGMPIWVEPGQTWAPGVDRPEDLKVVAMLLARA
- the rplU gene encoding 50S ribosomal protein L21 translates to MYALVKMAGRQFKVSPEQVLRVPRLDGSVGDAVEFNEVMALGEGEAMKLGSPYVAGARVQAEILRHGRARKILVFKKKRRNKYRRLQGHRQGFTEIRIKGIA
- a CDS encoding 50S ribosomal protein L27: MAHKKGVGSSRNGRDSAPKYLGVKRFAGQLVRAGSILVRQRGTHLLPGQNVGRGGDDTLYALVDGTVEYARKGKDRKIVNVLPS